The Vitis vinifera cultivar Pinot Noir 40024 chromosome 12, ASM3070453v1 genome has a segment encoding these proteins:
- the LOC100263742 gene encoding photosystem II repair protein PSB27-H1, chloroplastic, which translates to MASPTLITPTTKPKPLFLIKSKLPTTTTNAAPPPTPQPRRRELIAVTAGVLSHALLLPVAPQAVAANDEEYVKETADVINKVRTTINMDKTDPDVATAVADLRDASNSWVAKYRREKALLGRPSFRDMYSALNAVSGHYISFGPTAPIPAKRKARILEEMDTAEKALLRGR; encoded by the coding sequence ATGGCTTCTCCCACACTCATCACCCCCACTACCAAACCCAAACCCCTCTTTCTGATCAAATCCAAActccccaccaccaccaccaatgCTGCACCACCACCAACCCCACAACCCCGCCGCAGAGAACTCATCGCCGTCACCGCCGGAGTCCTCTCCCATGCACTGCTCCTCCCAGTTGCACCCCAAGCAGTCGCCGCCAACGACGAGGAGTATGTAAAAGAGACGGCGGACGTGATTAACAAAGTGAGAACCACCATCAACATGGACAAGACCGACCCCGATGTGGCGACTGCGGTGGCCGACCTAAGAGACGCCTCCAATTCATGGGTGGCGAAATACAGGAGAGAGAAGGCTCTACTGGGCCGACCGTCTTTCCGGGACATGTACTCCGCCCTCAACGCCGTCTCCGGCCATTACATCAGCTTCGGTCCGACGGCTCCCATTCCGGCGAAGCGCAAGGCCAGAATATTGGAGGAGATGGACACAGCCGAGAAGGCTCTGCTTAGAGGCAGATGA